Genomic DNA from Triticum dicoccoides isolate Atlit2015 ecotype Zavitan chromosome 4B, WEW_v2.0, whole genome shotgun sequence:
tttggcatcatttggatcaaggtgcacatggtatcatattttccatccaaggctcatatgatcttcttgatgatgaatttgtcggtcatctcttcacttcctaagctggcaatctcatttgtgatgagagcaatcctagagtacatCTCAGCAACTCCTTCACCATCCAtcgtcttgaacttgtcaagttgactttgaagcacatcaaatttggattccttgacggactcgataCCTTcgagcatatcaaccaaagtatcccaaatttcctttgcattctcaagacggatgattttgttgaattcttcagggcacaatccattgaagagaatatcgcaagcttgggcattgtattgcaacatcttcatttcTTCCGTTGTTGCTTCACGATCTGATTCTTTTCCATCCTCGAAGAAATCACCTTGCAACACAATatgcacaatagcccaaacggcggggttatgaccaataatatgcattttcatcttatgcttccaactagcaaaattagtactagTAAAGTAGGgaactctatggtggtaatttccctcgctagacgccatactctcctaggttgtgaaaccaaggctatgatcacaaaAGCTACGAAAATCAAGGAAaaaggagaccaaagctctgatatcacttgtaggatcgaaagtatgtctagagggggggtgactagactacttgaccaaataaaaatctaacatttttctaattttagttgtgggcagattttagcaactaacacaagtcaagcaatcaacctacacatgcaattctaagagtctagcagcggaaagtaaaacattgcatatgaaggtaaagggaagggtttggagagtgcaaatgcaATGAAGAAACGGAAAttgttggcgtggttccgataggtggtgctatcgtacatccacgttgatggagaattcaacccacgaagggtaacagttgcgcgagtccatggagggctccacccatgaagggtccacgaagaagaaatcatgtctatcccaccatggccatctcccacgaaggacttgcctcactcaggtagatcttcacgaagtaggtgatctccttgcccttacaaacttcttggtttaactccacaacttgacggaggctcccaagcaacacctaaccaatctaggagacatcactctccaaaaggtaacaaatggtgtgttcatgatgaaatccttgctcttgtgattcaaatgatagtctcccaaacactcaactctctctcacagatttggatatggtggaaagattatttgagtggaaagcaacttggggaaggctagaaatcaagattctggtggtaggattggtatatcttgatctcaacacatgagtaggtggttctctctcagaaaatgtatggtggaagtgtaggcacgttctgatggctctctcactaatggagaagggggtggaggggtatatgtaggctccacacaaaatccaaccattacacacatttgacccatctCGGCGAGACACAATagataaacttggtgggaccgattagttcaacatgtgaacgttaggaatctcggtgggaccggctGCAACAACTCGGTGAGGCTGGTGTGCTAGGGCTCAGGGCAAACCTCATCTAGGTGgtgccgattgcatcaactcggtgagaccgaagtgaagcaataggaCAACAGAGAATTGGTCaaaccatctcggtgagaccgattgcaatttcggtgggactgaaataAGTGCAACAGGCAATAGGGAGTTGCCaaggccatcttggtgagaccgagacccGTGTCAGTGAGACCGAATTGTTAGAGTTTCTGgctgtggctatgtcatatgaactcggtggcaccggatatgaTGAATTGGTTGGGCGGAGTTGGAGTTTAGcattttgacatatttggatggagaaagtggttgagggtttaggagcaatatcactaagcatttgagaaagcaagccattaagcaacacctcatcccctttcaatagtattgctttcctatggactcaatgtgatcttggatcactaaaacaaagatgaagagtcttgagcttttgccaatatgtctccttagcattttgaggggtccacatttctagtccatgccatgccattcattgaacttcccGAAATACTCACCTTGAAtggacattagttcaatgagctatatattgttatgaattatcaaaaccacccgggaataagttgcactttcatcaaCGACGACCACGGCGGAGCTGCGCCCGTGGGCCCTGCGTTTGTGTGCGAGTCATGCGGTGGTGGGGCCGTGGGGGACGAAGTGGTCCGTTAAGGCGTGCCTGAAGCGTATGCAGTGACCTATTTTTTTTAACTTCCGGTCTATTTAGCAAATGTCAAGATAGTACAAACAACACCAGAAGTAAAAAAAAGTACATCCAGGTCGGTAGACCACCTAacgacaactacaagcactgaagagAGGCGAAGGCACGCCGCCATCATCCCCTCCCTCATCGGAGGccagcaaaccttgttgtagtagacaattgggaagagatcatgctaaggccccataggaccaacgcaccagaacaatAACCGCCGTCGATGAAGAGAAAAATAGATAAAAAGGATCCAACTTGCAGACACACAAATACAGACAAACGAAGACCGGATCCATGtggatccaccaaagacaaacaCCGACCGAAGGGGTGACCCACCACCGAGCCGCTCGTCACCGCAAGGTATAGAGGCGACCAacccccgccgccgccccagccccaAATCCGGCGGCCTCCTCTCTCTCCAGCGTCGCTGCTCCACTCCCTCTCCCGTGACCCTCACCTTCTCTCCCAAGGGAGGGAAGGTAAGGGAAGGCCACTATCCGCGGTGGCGATCAGAAAACCATCTGAAACCTAGCCGCCTCCTGGATCGCCTCCGCCCGGGCGACTCCGGAGGATCCTCCCCATCCCCTCCAGCCCCCTTCATTGGCGTGCCCCTAGCTGATGTTGGCGGAGGTGACGGCGCCCTTATCATCTAAAGACggaggggaggagagtgcaccatggcgGTGGCTCCATGGGCGGTTATGGAGTGGTGGCAGCGGTTCAAGGGTGGTAGCCGTGGCCTAAAGCCGGAGCAGCGCCTTCGCCACAGGTGGTGCGCAGCTTCGACACCAATCTCCGACGACGCGGTGGTGGGTCCGATTAGGGCCTACGGGCCCGATCTAGGTCGCCCCCTACCATGGACTGTCTATGGTCGTGCGTTGCGGCTATCTTCTTCGATCGGCGGTGTGGGGGCCTGCTGATGTGTTCGAATAAAGGCGGCGGTCCTATGGTTCCTCTTGCGCTAAGACGAAGATCTGCCTAACGCCTGTCCTTCCTGATCTGGCTGGAGTGGCCAGTTCCGAAAGGCTCCGCCGGCGAACTCCCATGGGCGTGTTATGCCTCGAGATTGCTAGATCGGGTGGGATTCGATCGTGCCCATCGGTTCTCAGTTAAGGAGCGAGCGGTGCGAAGCTCTGCTATCTGTTGCCATCTGAAGATATATTTAGCTCCATGGTGAAGTCAGAGGCAGAGAATGTCATGGAAGCCGAGATTGGAGGACTAGTAATGGTGATTGGAGCCTATGGCGTGGAGGAACTTGCTTGGAGTTTCAGGATTCGTAGCAGTGGTATGTAAGTGGGGACGACAATACAGGTGAAGTTCAAAGTCTTGCCTTTCAGGGTAAAAAAAATCCAAGGTTTGGCCTTAATGGGTTGTGCCTGGCAatggccttgttgaaggcattgttttgggagCGGGGATTATCTCCAGGGTGAAAACACAAGATCTATGATcgggtgatgacggtgttggtgcacTGTTTCCTCCTTGGAGGAGTTGCTTTTGGAGAACTTGGGCATCAGGTGTTGTCTTGGTGGTTGTGATGCTGCTGCAAGGCTAGGAACAGTAGCAGGACTTTTCTTTTTTAGCCTCTTTTTTTTGTTGTTGTGTGCATCCGTCATGCCATTAGGGCATTGTATTGTTGCAGAGGCTGGATGTAATTGGTATCTACGCGATATTAATATATACTCATTATTAAAAAAGTCGACCAAATCCCACAAGATCCGCcagagacaaacctccacacgccctTCGATGATGCTAGAAACACCACCAGGATGAGATTAGGCGGGGAGAACCTCCATCTACAGAGAGCGTTGTCATCTTGCATCTCTGAAcacgacacaaaccctaacaatacTCAAGAAAGTATAAAAAAATTAAGCTCTCTCTCCCgccggcaagggccgggatccactgCACCTCTACGGTTCTAAGACCATAAGAGATGAGGTAAACCGCAGGCGGGAGGCAGGAGAAACCCTGGCACGCCTGGGTGCACAGGTACGAGCAGCCGCCGCTGTAATGACGCGTATGTCACCCTAATTGATGTGTAAGAGAACCGATTGAAGGCTTATACGGTCGAGCGACGCCTAGCGTCAGCCATGCCAAAAGGGGCACTACAAAGGACCCATTTTTCAAAAAGAATACAAAATATATTTGAAAGTTCCAAAAATATCAAAAAAAGTCATACAAATATATATACATGCTCTTCAACTATGTGTAAGATTTCATTAACTAATGCGATTATTTGAAGACTAATAGAAAAACACAAATATCTGGTCCAAATACAACAGAGAGAGCCCATTTTAATCTATGTATTTGTCCTTTTTGTGTACATCACATATGAGTACACTACAAATATATGATTATGTGTTTCTTTCAGAATATTTTAGGCATGGAAATAGTATTTTCACTAAAAAAAGTAAAGGCCTCCCTCGAGCTCAGCCTCCAGGTGCACTTTACGGGCGAATACTCCTTTATAATGTGCAGTGGCTAGTGAGATATACACAATTACAGCAATTACGGAATGGCATGTAGGTCAGCTAAAAAAACTGTATGCAGGTCAGGAAATTAACCTAAATGAGCAGCTACGAAGAACCGTTCTACCTCAGATTTACAGCAATTACACTCACTGTAGCTAATTTACAAAACTTCTTTTCCTGTCAGATCCTCCCCTTCCTCTTATGTGCAGTCCTCTAGTTCTCACTTCCATGGGCTAGTAATGGTACATTGCTTTCGGTGGGAGATCCAGGGACAAATGGGACGAAGCCTCGACCTCCGAACACCGGCCGCATAAAGGCGTTGTCAAACTTGCGCCAGTAGTGGTGGACTGACCGTGTTGGACTCGCCAGGAGCATCCGGAGGCTCGTCGGGCGGCGTATGCTCACAGCGTTCTCGAGATCCGTCTCAGGCCCATTCCCGGGCAGCTGTTCAAGGAAGGACTTTGGGCTGGATGGCTCAGAAAGGGCACTCACTTCCCTAGTGAGGTGCCTCGCTGGAATCAGGAGTCTGATCAATGGCTTAGTCAGTAGCCCAAAGACCTGATGAAACGTAAAAGATGTGATAATATGAGTAATTGTCTGGAGGTTGGCTTCCATATTATGTGGTTCTTCATATTAGAGATTTTGTTGCCTTGAATGGAAGGGCGTATGTCATTATTTAAGAGGGAGAGGAAACTTACAATTGTGCTGAAAAGAACAATAATTATTGTACTGGTGATCATGATAGCATTGCTAGGGAGCTGAGTGTGCCCTGATTTTGCAAACTGCAAGTAATGACTAGTTAGACAAAGCACGAATGCAAACAACATGAACATACATAAGCAAAAATCCAGCGTTTTCCTGGAGCAGTTTCATTTGCAAATAGACCAGCTACACGGGCACGCACATACCCACACGCACACCCTAATTGAGATATCATATTACAATGGTAACGAATATATTAATATTTCTTTCTGAAAAAGAGTGACACTCAAAAGGATATATGCTTACTATCATTTCCTTTAATCACATGTTTTCAATTTTTGGCAGGATACTTTTTATCGTAATTTTTTGAAATGGGGGGAAATAACACATATTCTTGATTTGTGGATGACTCCTTTTAAATCAGAATGATTTTTTTGGATAGGTGATTTATTTAAAAGAGATAACGAATCCAATATTGTGGAGGATATCCTGTCCTCATTGTGAGATGTCCTACACATAATATCTTCTTCAGATCTTTAACTACAGTTAAGTTCCATCACATGTCATAACTAAATACGTCAACTATACTGACAAAACAAGAAGGTAGGTTGTGCTTGtatttttttttttagaaaaggaggatgacccccggcctctgcatctgggcgatgcatacggccacgttattaattattctcacaagaccttacaaagtcatacaacaacatgactaaagccaccgtctaagcatcaattgtcgctacacctatccaatcgaTGAAGGGGCGctcatagtctgggcctaataacaaacagacatcgcagccaaacctaaacatctaagacctgaggtcccaaccaggacgcctgccgggtatggggcacgtaccagtccggcgcactcctcaaccaggacgcctgccgggtatgaggccgccgcagccacctgccaccaatccatcttcagagttgtactgttgcatctaccttgCACGGTCTAGctaccgtcgacgccaccacgacgccagacagcttcctcctcctgcgcgagtccatctccgcgcatcggacgccAAGACTCGACTGCATCATGCCGCCGAGACCACCGTCGATGATACTATTGATGCCACACCGCTCCACCTACATGCCATTCCGTGTCGACTCCGAACTACCAGCAACTCCACCACCCTGAGCAGTCCTCGAccgacgccttcaggaaggaacaCGACACCAAAGTGCCATCGTCGCCCAAACAGAGGAACAGAGGCTTTCGCCTACGCTCATGGCAGAGGTGGGGGGCGTATGATCCACACCGAAGCCTCCAGGAAGGTAATCGGCGCCGAGGGCGTCGACTTTGGTGCGGCCGCCACGCCGGCCTGGAGTTTCCCCCGGATCCATGCCCATCCACCAGATCCGTCCAGGCAGAATTGGCGTCGATCGTAGTCGGTACCGTAGCCAGCACGAACCGGAGTAGATCGAGTGGGAGACGACGCCTCCCATGGAACTTCGGGCGGCCATCGAGGAGCCGCCGTAGCGCCGCCATGTCCACGCCGCCCATGCAGCCGTGGAAGGCCCCCCATCTGCACCCGCGGGTACCGCCCGCCAGGCAGGCCGCACCGCGCGCCACCGATCGAGGCCGCCGCCCCGAGATCCCCGCGCCGCCCGAGGCACCGGTGGTCAGATCTGAAGCAGATCGACCACGGCCACCATAGCGCGCCCCGAACGGCCTCCCACGCGACCACCGGGGGAAGCAGCTCCTGTCGTCGCCCCCTGAGCCCTCGCCGGCGCGCCCCGTTGGCAACGCGCCGCCAACTGCCGCCGAACGCCACCCGCGCCAGGTCCGGCCGTTGCGGGGAGgagagatcccgccgccgccgacgccaaccgggctttgcccggcggcgcgcCCCGGCGGCGGCGGGCAGGAGAGGTGGGAGAGAGGGCCGAGGgcttggcggcgctagggttcccccCTGGTCGCCGCGCGGGGGCGACCCAGGGGAGGGAAGACGATGACCTGCAGGTTTTGGGTTATCGATACAGGGTTACTATGCAGGTAGTGCTATTTTACAGACGTCCATCAGTAGGGAGTGAATGTCAAAGATATTCCGGCCTTGAGTTCACCTTTTTGCTTCAGACATGCTAAGTTTATGAAACAATACTCCATAAGTTGCATGTTATAACCTGCTCCAACAACTAACAGCGTGTTTGGCTAGAACGAGGAAAGGTAATGGGGGTTTACATGTGGGAGTTTAGTTTGGGATTAGGCATGGGAAGTTGAATTGTCCAGTCCCATTTGGTGTGTGGTGGGAATAGTAAAGGCAATTTGAGAGAAAATAACTTCCCACGTGAATTAACGGGGACAAGGCTGGGAAGAGATACGTGGGAATTGACCTCCTTAATTCTCTCTTTCCCTATCCCACCTCAATTCCCTTGCCCTCCAATCAAACAATGGATTATATGTCACCTACCTTAAATTCTTATTCCCTACCTCTAATATCCCACAACCAAACAGGCTGTAATGGGTATTCCAGGCTTGTAGATGCAGTCAAGCAGGACACGTTCAATTTTTCCAAAAGTACGTAAATTATGCTACTCCCTACTATGATTTTTCATGAAATTTGTACACCATTGATGGTTGAAGTGTACCGGTGGAAGGTACATAAACAAAGTTCGGCACGCAAATTGCATATTCACAATGATGTTTTTTCACAAATTTGGTCTGAATTCCCATTTAAGTCAACAAATTTGGTATATTTGTTCCCAATGACAGAATTCTAATAAAGAATGAGGTATCACattagcatatactccctccgttccataattcttGTCGTGCTTTTAGTTCACAGTATGATAAAACACTGAGACTAGAAAACTTGATCATGCATTACACCCAGAGCACATATGGAATAGATCAGACACAATATTTTACCTTATTGTAGGCCAATGCAATTGACACGGCACCTCTCATGAGACCCGCCCACCAAATAATAACCTGAATAACCCACATCATGTAAGTAACAGGAGTATTCTTGGAAGGACATaacatacatactccctccgtccgcgaataagtgtacttctagtttttgtcttaagtcaaagttttgAAATTTTGACCAACTATATACAAAAGAGTGataacatatatgacatcaaattgatatattatgaaagtacatttcaAAATAGATCTAGTGATATtaatttagtgtcataaatgctagtacttttccctataaagttggtcaaagttttaaaactttaacCTAGGAcaaaagctagaagaacacttattcgtggacggagggagtaagatGTTTCTAATATGACACTCACTTGCTGCCTAATAGAGATCTTCTCGCCTGGAGTTTGTTTGGTCAAATTGGAGAGATAAGATAGTGGGAAAACAAATGCAGCTCTTGCAACCAGCACCAACGCCAAAATAATGgagctcaaggcaatagatttcatTGGGCTGCATAGTACAGAAAACGTGTTACAAAACAAAACTGTCTGGATGTGAACAACAAATATGTTACTACACAGATGGACAGAAGCAGATAGAGAACATACCTATATGTTTCACTAACAATCTTCCACTTCTCTATATCCAATGCATCCATGCCAACATAGAGAAAGAGAAACGTCTCAGAGATGAATGACAACGTGGCGAAGGCATGCCTGTTGTGCATAGAATGACATAAGCATCAGCGAAGTTCAGATGTCAAATGATGGAGTCACATGTATTTCTGATACAAACAATGCAGATACTTACTTGGTTGTGACCCTGGAACTCTCTGTTACATTGTGCCAGGTATAGTGTGACATTACAATACCACAGAAGAAAACCGTGAGAATACCACTCAAATCAAGCAACTGCAACACAAAGCAACCAGTCAATAGCAATTAGAGCTAGCTGATAGTGACAGATTGCGTAGTATCTATGTGAAGTTAATAGTGCAGGGTGCTTACTTCAGCCAGCATGTAAGATAAATAAGCCATGAGCATCATAATAGCAACTTCACGATCAGTGGAGTGCCTGGAAAAAAAATGCCAAATTAGAGGAACAAATCATAAAAGCATATTAGAAAATCTGAAATTGTATTGAGATTGGTGACACAGGTATCATATCAAGCACACAATTCAATGTGTCAAGTACCAACCTGCCAAAGTACAGTTTCTTGATGACATAAGCACTGAGAAGTCCACTCTGCAGTAACAACACAAATTCAGTGAGACAGCAGAACTTGACAAGTTAACAAAGTCAAAGGTGGAACCAGGACAGAACTTACAGCTACTCCAAGAAAGGTGCTGGCGCCGAATAGATAGAGGAAATTTCCAATGAACTGTAGGAATTTGAGGCTACTGAAATTTCCAAGATCAAAGTTCTGGATTGCATTGAACAACACAACTGATGTCGCATCATTAACAACACCTTCACCAAACACCAAACTGTACAAGAAGGGTGTCTCATCTTGGCTTAACACCTGCAAGGTGCAAACAGAGTCCGTTGCCGAGAATATTGCCCCAAGTGCTGAAAAAGCGAACGTGCAGAAAGAGTCAAAAGAAAGAAGAGCAGACACGCAATGGAAATTCTTCTTATACTTAGGTTAATGGAAAAGTTTATACTCCAGGTTAAAGAACTGACCAAGGTAGTCTCCAAGCTCAAGGGAGCCTATGTTCAGCCTTGATATTAGCCCCATCGCACCTGTGATAGATTGGGCCAGTGAGACAGATGAGCAACAAAGCAACATGCTGAGTGAAATTTTAAGAGGGAGAGAACCTACCAAGGGATATTATACTGAAGGAGATCAAGGTCCCAACTACAGCAAACAATGTGATAGTCATGAAGTTGCGGAAGAATTGTTTCTTCTTCACTTGGAACCTGGTCAGGGATAGGGGAAAAGAGTAGTGTGAGCCATGCAACTGTTAGGCTCCTTAAGCAAAACTTGCAGTTAATATCTAATATAACTACTATCAGCCTTCCTTGTTACTCTAAAAGATATAGCCACATTCAGTTATTAGAGAGTATGATTTATGCATTAGATAGTTTCACTGTTTTTGAGTCGAACAACTAGTCGCGACTAATTGTCGACTAGTCCATGAGTGGTAAAAGAAATTCAAGACTCAACAACGTGTCGCAACTGCAGGGTCGACTATTCAAGAGTCGCTACCCCAGAACGACTCGTCAACTCGAAAACCTTGGATAGTTTCCATCATCTTAACCTAGAAAACAAAATTTTGCAATAAAAGAGGAATCAATAATATAGGACACTCCTAAAATCAGAACAGTTATTAGGCTCCAGCATGGAGCTCAGCAAATCAGTGACCCTCTTCATTAATTTCAATTTCTCTCAAGAGAAGGATTCTCAtgaatgatactccctccgttcctaaatatttgtctttctagagatttcaacaagtgactacataccaagtaaaatgagtgaatctacattctaaaatatgtctacatacatcggtATGTTAGTCCATttgaatgtctagaaagacaaatatttaggaacggatggagtacaagAGAAAGCAGCGCAAG
This window encodes:
- the LOC119295544 gene encoding sodium/hydrogen exchanger 2-like encodes the protein MMGLGLGDPPADYGSIMAVGLFVALMCVCIIVGHLLEENRWMNESTTALLLGLGAGTVILFASSGKNSRLMVFSEDLFFIYLLPPIIFNAGFQVKKKQFFRNFMTITLFAVVGTLISFSIISLGAMGLISRLNIGSLELGDYLALGAIFSATDSVCTLQVLSQDETPFLYSLVFGEGVVNDATSVVLFNAIQNFDLGNFSSLKFLQFIGNFLYLFGASTFLGVASGLLSAYVIKKLYFGRHSTDREVAIMMLMAYLSYMLAELLDLSGILTVFFCGIVMSHYTWHNVTESSRVTTKHAFATLSFISETFLFLYVGMDALDIEKWKIVSETYSPMKSIALSSIILALVLVARAAFVFPLSYLSNLTKQTPGEKISIRQQVIIWWAGLMRGAVSIALAYNKFAKSGHTQLPSNAIMITSTIIIVLFSTIVFGLLTKPLIRLLIPARHLTREVSALSEPSSPKSFLEQLPGNGPETDLENAVSIRRPTSLRMLLASPTRSVHHYWRKFDNAFMRPVFGGRGFVPFVPGSPTESNVPLLAHGSEN